DNA sequence from the Oncorhynchus masou masou isolate Uvic2021 unplaced genomic scaffold, UVic_Omas_1.1 unplaced_scaffold_1058, whole genome shotgun sequence genome:
ATGGCCCCaacctgcctggtgtcaacggtacaggctggtggggGTGGTGTAATGGCGTGGGGAATGTTGTCCTGGCACACGATAGCAATGTTTGAATGCCACatcttgtagaatccatgccccaaagaattcTGACTGCTCTGGAAGCAAAAGGGGATCCTACCCAGtagtagatgggtgtacctaataaactggccattGACTGTACATTTAAATGCAGTCAAAAGCAAAGTGAATAACCCACATCTTGGGAAATTATTTCTAATGGACTATAGCAGTAGAAAGGTGTCTCACCTCTTTGGATAAGCGCGTAAAGACGTCTCCTCCCCTGAGAAAGTCCAGGATTAAATAGAGCTTCCCTTCGGTCTGGAAGGCTGAGAGACAAGGAGCGTTAGACACCTCTATAGTCAGAACAATGACAGTGACTAACCGTAATGCAACTTGACtatgaaggggagagagggtagtGGTGAAGGGTCAGGGGTGAAAGATCAGACTAACCGTAGTGCAACTTGACTATGAAGGGGTGATTGACCTCCACTAAAATGTCTCGCTCCATCTTGGTGCGAACTCTGTCCCTGActggacagacaaagagagagagacagatacagggtgaCACAACCGAGGCACAgggcgacagacacacacacagacacaccgaggcacagggcgacagacacacacacacagacacaccgaggcacagggcgacagacacacacacacagacacaccgaggcacagggcgacagacacacacacagacacaccgaggcacagggcgacagacacacacacagacacaccgaggcacagggcgacagacacacacacagacacaccgaggcacagggcgacagacacacacacagacacaccgaggcacagggcgacagacacacacacagacacaccgaggcacagggcgacagacacacacacagacacaccgaggcacagggcgacagacacacacacagacacaccgaggcacagggcgacagacacacacacagacacacatgagaTTCCAGACAAACAGGGTCATTAGTTTCTACAATATGATATATGTCTGTAAAGCATTGAAGTGAGCAtagtgtcagagagaccatctgaGAGAACATGCATGATGATAACTGGACTGTAAAGCATTGAAGTGAGCAtagtgtcagagagaccatctgaGAGAACATGCATGATGATAACTGGACTGTAAAGCATTGAAGTGAGCAtagtgtcagagagaccatctgaGAGAACATGCATGATGATAACTGGACTGTAAAGCATTGAAGTGAGCAtagtgtcagagagaccatctgaGAGAACATGCATGATGATAACTGGACTGTAAAGCATTGAAGTGAGCAtagtgtcagagagaccatctgaGAGAACATGCATGATGATAACTGGACTGTAAAGCATTGAAGTGAGCAtagtgtcagagagaccatctgaGAGAACATGCATGATGATAACTGGACTGTAAAGCATTGAAGTGAGCAtagtgtcagagagaccatctgaGAGAACATGCATGATGATAACTGGACTGTAAAGCATTGAAGTGAGCAtagtgtcagagagaccatctgaGAGAACATGCATGATGATAACTGGACTGTAAAGCATTGAAGTGAGCAtagtgtcagagagaccatctgaGAGAACATGCATGATGATAACTGGACTGTAAAGCATTGAAGTGAGCAtagtgtcagagagaccatctgaGAGAACATGCATGATGATAACTGGACTGTAAAGCATTGAAGTGAGCAtagtgtcagagagaccatctgaGAGAACATGCATGATGATAACTGGACTGTAAAGCATTGAAGTGAGCAtagtgtcagagagaccatctgaGAGAACATGCATGATGATAACTGGACTGTAAAGCATTGAAGTGAGCAtagtgtcagagagaccatctgaGAGAACATGCATGATGATAACTGGACTGTAAAGCATTGAAGTGAGCAtagtgtcagagagaccatctgaGAGAACATGCATGATGATAACTGGACTGTAAAGCATTGAAGTGAGCAtagtgtcagagagaccatctgaGAGAACATGCATGATGATAACTGGACTGTAAAGCATTGAAGTGAGCAtagtgtcagagagaccatctgaGAGAACATGCATGATGATAACTGGACTGTAAAGCATTGAAGTGAGCAtagtgtcagagagaccatctgaGAGAACATGCATGATGATAACTGGACTGTAAAGCATTGAAGTGAGCAtagtgtcagagagaccatctgaGAGAACATGCATGATGATAACTGGACTGTAAAGCATTGAAGTGAGCAtagtgtcagagagaccatctgaGAGAACATGCATGATGATAACTGGACTGTAAAGCATTGAAGTGAGCAtagtgtcagagagaccatctgaGAGAACATGCATGTTGATAACTGGACTGTTACCTTTCAACGAAGCCTTCTTGAGGACTTTCATTGCATATAACTGACCCGCGTCTGGACCTGTGACCTTCCGGACCAGAAAAACCTTTCCGAAGGAACCCTGTCCCAGGACCTTAAGCAGCTCAAAGTGCCTCGGGTCAGCCTTCTCACAGCCCTCCTTCACATGGTGGGTGATATGGATCTCTGAATATGACAGAACCtcgtcctacacacacacacacacacacacacagttagtactgcatgcacacacaaaatATATACGCACATACAACCCCTTATTCAAGTAGGTCACCAGGAACATCTACCCTACAATCGACGGTCAAGCCATCCACCCTCTCCAACTAGGGAGTCAACTTTGGCCCTTCTCTGTCCTGTGATGCCCATATAAACCGTATCCGCTAACATGTTTCTATCAAAGACACATGGCCAAACTATCGCTCTCCCAGCCAGATGCAGAGAAACTAGCCCACACCTAAATGTTTTCCCAGATTGACTACAGCTCTGTTCAGGGGCAAATCACTTCagaggctcccgagtggtgcagcagtctaacaCACTTCATCCCAGTGCAAGAGGAGTCACTACCGCaactggttcgaatccaggctgtatcacatccgcccgtgattgggagtcccaactGGCCCAGTGCAGTCTGGGTTTGGCCTGGGGGGCCGTCATAGTagataagaatttgctcttaactgacttgacgagttaaataaaaggttcaataaaataaaacacattctCCAGAATAGTGCAGCCTGACCAGGACCAAGACGTCCACCCACATCACCCCCATCCTTACTGAACTGGCCTCCAGTCAACTAGTGGATCCACTCCAGAATCCTCCTCATAGACTTTACAGTCTAGAATAGACTGAGGGACCTCATGCCCCTTGCCTACGGATTCTCTCCTTGAACATCTGAGTCACCCCATTAATCGGAACCTATCAAACGGGACATAAAACCCATTTCTAAATACTGTTTTTCTTGAAGTACTAATCTGGAAAGTGATTTTAGCACCTAAGCATCTACTGATTCTAAATGTACTCTGTATTTAACTTATCTTTTTGATGCATTTAAAATATACACatcctctacccagggacactatcctctacccagggacactatcctctattatcctctacccagggacactatcctctacccagggacactatcctctacccagggacactatcctctacccagggacactatcctctacccagggacactatcctctaaccacggacactatcctctaccagggacactatcctctacccagggacactatcctctactatcatcgaccaggaacactatcctctattatcctctacccagggacactatcctctacccagggacactatcctctacccagggacactatcctctacccagggacactatcctctacccagggacactatcctctacccagggacactatcctctaccaggtacactatcctctactatactctaccaggtacactatcctctaacaggtacactatcctctaccaggtacactatcctctactatccactaccaggaacactatcctctactatcctctacccagggacactatcctctactatcctctacccaggtacactatcctctacccaggtacactatcctctacccaggtacactatcctctacccaggtaca
Encoded proteins:
- the LOC135528925 gene encoding ribosomal protein S6 kinase alpha-6-like, which gives rise to MPFSQPHEPWDKMEVTSVSSEVNGHQILDEPMDEGESFTHCDEVLSYSEIHITHHVKEGCEKADPRHFELLKVLGQGSFGKVFLVRKVTGPDAGQLYAMKVLKKASLKVRDRVRTKMERDILVEVNHPFIVKLHYAFQTEGKLYLILDFLRGGDVFTRLSKEVMFTEEDVKFYLAELALALDHLHHLGIVYRDLKPENILLDEAGHIKLTDFGLSKGVRGC